One window of the Candidatus Chryseobacterium colombiense genome contains the following:
- a CDS encoding NADP-dependent glyceraldehyde-3-phosphate dehydrogenase, with protein sequence MNSLNTASFHEIFKSENEIPEEYKIPEIHQKVYLLNGELVEWNGDVQNIYSPVCIPTENGLERKLLGSIPNIGPDEAMKVLDACVKAYDNGLGEWPTMSVEGRIKCMQKFVYLMIQQRDLIIKLLMWEIGKTLADSTKEFDRTVDYINQTIDALKDLDRESSRFQQAEGTIAQIRRAPLGVVLSMGPFNYPLNEIFTTLIPALIMGNTILFKLPKHGVLAHYPLLNAFKEAFPKGTVNTLYGKGSEIITPIMESGKVNVLAFIGSSKVANGLKKLHPKVNRLRAILSLDAKNAAIVTKNANLDVAVSECILGSLSFNGQRCTALKLIFVQKEVAEEFTQKLTAAVSAMKPGLPWEKDVKITPLPEVNKPPYLKECIEDAVSKGAKVLNENGGFTEESFVFPAVVYPVNSDMKLYHEEQFGPVIPVVPFDDIEEPIDYQVNADHGMQVSIFSEDPVEVAKLIDPFVNLVSRVNINCQAQRGPDVFPFTGRKDSAEGTLSVFDALRSFSIRSLVAAKVTDSNKELLNTIVRDHDSNFLSTDYIF encoded by the coding sequence ATGAATTCATTAAATACAGCATCGTTTCACGAAATATTCAAATCCGAAAATGAAATTCCCGAAGAATATAAAATCCCGGAAATTCATCAGAAGGTGTATCTCTTAAACGGAGAATTGGTAGAATGGAATGGCGATGTACAAAATATCTATTCACCGGTCTGCATTCCTACGGAAAACGGTCTCGAAAGAAAATTATTGGGAAGTATTCCGAATATCGGTCCGGATGAAGCTATGAAAGTTCTTGATGCATGTGTGAAAGCTTATGATAACGGACTAGGAGAGTGGCCTACAATGTCAGTAGAAGGAAGAATAAAATGTATGCAGAAGTTTGTCTATCTGATGATTCAGCAACGTGACCTGATCATCAAACTGCTGATGTGGGAAATAGGGAAAACACTGGCTGATTCGACCAAGGAATTCGACAGAACGGTAGATTATATCAATCAGACTATTGATGCCTTAAAGGATTTAGACAGAGAATCTTCACGTTTCCAACAGGCAGAAGGAACAATTGCTCAGATCAGAAGAGCACCGCTTGGGGTTGTTTTGAGTATGGGACCATTCAATTATCCTTTAAATGAAATTTTCACAACATTGATTCCCGCTCTGATCATGGGAAATACCATTTTGTTTAAACTTCCTAAACACGGGGTTTTAGCGCATTATCCTTTATTAAATGCATTTAAAGAAGCTTTTCCTAAAGGAACCGTGAATACGCTGTATGGAAAAGGATCTGAAATTATTACTCCCATCATGGAAAGCGGAAAAGTAAATGTGTTGGCGTTTATCGGATCCAGCAAAGTAGCCAATGGATTGAAAAAGCTTCATCCAAAAGTTAATCGTTTAAGAGCAATTCTAAGCCTGGATGCTAAAAATGCAGCGATCGTTACGAAAAATGCCAATCTGGATGTTGCCGTGAGCGAATGTATTTTAGGTTCACTTTCTTTTAATGGACAGAGATGTACTGCGTTGAAGCTGATCTTCGTTCAGAAAGAGGTTGCTGAAGAATTTACCCAGAAGTTGACGGCTGCTGTTTCAGCAATGAAACCGGGACTTCCATGGGAAAAAGATGTGAAAATTACGCCTCTTCCGGAAGTAAACAAGCCTCCATATTTGAAAGAATGTATTGAAGATGCAGTGTCAAAAGGGGCAAAAGTGCTTAATGAAAACGGAGGATTTACAGAAGAGTCTTTTGTTTTTCCTGCGGTGGTTTATCCGGTGAATAGTGATATGAAACTGTATCATGAAGAACAATTCGGACCGGTAATTCCTGTGGTTCCGTTTGATGATATTGAAGAACCTATTGATTATCAGGTGAACGCCGACCACGGAATGCAGGTGAGTATCTTCAGTGAAGATCCTGTTGAGGTAGCTAAGCTGATCGATCCTTTTGTCAATCTGGTAAGCCGGGTAAATATCAATTGTCAGGCTCAAAGAGGACCGGATGTTTTTCCTTTTACAGGTAGAAAAGACAGTGCGGAAGGTACTCTTTCTGTTTTTGATGCTTTGCGTTCATTTTCTATCCGTTCTTTGGTAGCAGCAAAAGTGACCGATTCCAATAAGGAGCTGTTGAATACTATTGTAAGAGATCATGATTCTAATTTCCTGAGTACAGATTATATTTTTTGA
- a CDS encoding sigma-70 family RNA polymerase sigma factor, with protein MSLLEKEFLEKIDKHKGVIFKISKMYMDNPDDQNDLYQEIIYQAWKSYSEFQKKSEFSTWLYRTALNTAIVFLRNEKKRSFIQNQSIENLNVHQESYNDTEDRNMKMMYEAIHQLSPIDKALIFFFLEDFPGREIAKQLGITEVNARVKLNRAKAKLKEIIEKRTV; from the coding sequence ATGTCTTTACTGGAAAAGGAATTCCTGGAAAAAATTGACAAGCATAAAGGTGTGATTTTCAAAATTTCCAAGATGTATATGGACAATCCCGACGATCAGAATGATCTCTATCAGGAGATCATTTATCAGGCATGGAAATCCTACAGTGAATTTCAGAAAAAGAGTGAATTTTCAACATGGCTTTATAGGACGGCACTCAATACAGCTATTGTATTTCTTCGAAATGAAAAAAAACGTAGTTTTATACAGAATCAAAGTATAGAAAATCTCAATGTTCATCAGGAATCTTATAATGATACAGAAGACAGGAATATGAAGATGATGTATGAAGCTATCCATCAATTAAGTCCAATCGACAAAGCACTTATTTTTTTCTTTTTAGAAGACTTTCCGGGCAGAGAAATCGCTAAGCAGTTAGGAATTACGGAGGTAAATGCAAGGGTGAAGCTTAATCGGGCAAAAGCTAAGCTGAAAGAGATAATTGAAAAAAGGACGGTTTAA
- a CDS encoding RNA polymerase sigma factor, with the protein MTSLEQEFLEKIEKHKGIIFKISKMYMDEKDDRDDLFQEITYQVWKAYPKFKGESEFSTWLYRIALNTAIIFLKNEKKRNFIGNEDFSEYKIIQEEFDHEKEEKLSAMYKAIHQLNPIDKAFIFYYLEDFSGKEIAEQMGISEGNVRVKMNRAKNKLKDILNTNTY; encoded by the coding sequence ATGACCTCATTAGAACAGGAATTTTTAGAAAAGATCGAAAAGCATAAAGGAATCATATTCAAGATTTCTAAAATGTACATGGACGAAAAGGATGATCGGGATGATCTTTTTCAGGAGATCACGTATCAGGTATGGAAAGCTTATCCTAAGTTCAAGGGAGAAAGTGAATTTTCAACCTGGCTGTACAGAATTGCGTTGAATACAGCCATTATTTTTCTTAAAAATGAAAAGAAAAGAAATTTCATCGGAAATGAAGATTTTTCCGAATATAAAATCATTCAGGAAGAATTTGACCACGAAAAAGAAGAAAAACTGAGCGCGATGTACAAAGCGATTCATCAACTGAATCCGATTGATAAAGCCTTTATATTTTATTATCTCGAAGATTTTTCGGGAAAAGAAATTGCCGAACAAATGGGGATTTCCGAAGGAAATGTAAGGGTAAAAATGAACCGTGCAAAAAATAAATTGAAAGATATCTTAAACACAAATACATACTAA
- a CDS encoding M4 family metallopeptidase yields the protein MKKTVTFAKALIFTFFIGVAPLSYVYSQNKGISESSVENLPVIVNTSELGTFYSNFINYNISSRDLEANLGKWLGCQSDDTFKIVKTWEDDLGIKKTMYQHFYKNIKVQDDIVVVHEKGGKVVYVNGEFVKNIDIPVVTSPISPDELKNIIAAASRMSSEKITLSPAESVISKTNSPIGLKVNSSTMVSASSMIAPVFSKTYYIDNTKKQVVNEISLIHNADTPSLSSTYYKGNQNMTVDSYNGSYRLKDNARKVWTLDGTNLGSAGGYGLDAQGYVLPASGPVEYTSSTANFTATSTKAPVEIHWAIQKANDFYSTIFNRSSFDGNGTAIANYYNVDFSIFNQPGQANPTPAGYGANATAITFGTSAGGQVHFMAYGNGNLPSSPGAFNPFAGIDVGGHEYSHLVVATNGTGGLNYQGESGAINESFADILGTSIEFYAAPSQANWTIGEGLCNFAPGYLRSMAAPKTGPAALSSQQPDTYNGTYWQSTAAGAADNGGVHTNSGVGNKWFYLLSVGGIGTNDNGTTYNVTGLTIQKAEKIAFKALTGGYLTANATYLSLYNASKQAAIALYGTGSNELQQVENAWCAVGLGNCANLLAVHESTKSDAQNIIVYPNPVKNSSFTIDNNSTYTATFEIYDVSGKLVRPSEKLNKGDNKIIINGFLKGVYIIKINYNGTAISKKIVVE from the coding sequence ATGAAAAAGACAGTTACTTTTGCTAAAGCTTTGATTTTTACATTTTTCATCGGAGTTGCTCCGCTTTCTTATGTTTATTCTCAAAATAAAGGAATATCAGAAAGTTCCGTTGAAAATTTGCCTGTAATAGTAAATACGTCAGAATTAGGTACTTTTTATTCTAATTTTATTAATTATAATATTTCTTCCAGAGATCTTGAAGCAAATTTGGGAAAATGGTTAGGATGCCAAAGTGATGATACATTTAAAATTGTAAAGACATGGGAGGATGATTTAGGAATTAAAAAAACAATGTATCAGCATTTTTATAAAAATATAAAAGTTCAGGATGACATTGTTGTTGTTCATGAAAAAGGTGGAAAGGTTGTATATGTAAATGGTGAATTTGTAAAAAATATTGATATTCCTGTTGTTACATCACCTATTTCCCCGGATGAACTAAAAAATATTATTGCAGCGGCTTCCAGAATGTCTTCTGAGAAAATTACGTTATCACCTGCAGAAAGTGTTATTTCTAAAACAAACTCTCCAATAGGATTGAAGGTAAACAGCAGTACAATGGTATCTGCATCTTCAATGATTGCACCTGTTTTTTCAAAAACTTATTATATTGACAATACTAAGAAACAGGTTGTAAATGAAATATCTCTTATTCATAATGCAGATACACCATCTTTAAGTAGTACCTATTATAAAGGAAATCAGAACATGACTGTAGATTCTTACAACGGAAGCTATAGGTTAAAAGACAATGCAAGAAAAGTATGGACTCTGGACGGAACAAATTTAGGAAGTGCAGGTGGATATGGTTTGGATGCACAGGGTTATGTTCTTCCTGCATCTGGTCCTGTAGAATATACTAGTTCTACGGCTAATTTTACAGCTACATCTACTAAAGCTCCGGTAGAAATCCACTGGGCAATACAAAAAGCGAATGATTTTTACAGTACTATATTCAATAGAAGTAGTTTTGATGGAAATGGGACTGCCATTGCCAATTATTATAATGTAGACTTTTCCATTTTTAATCAGCCGGGTCAGGCAAATCCTACACCTGCAGGATATGGTGCAAATGCAACTGCTATTACTTTTGGCACAAGTGCAGGCGGACAGGTTCATTTTATGGCATATGGAAACGGAAATCTTCCATCCAGTCCGGGAGCCTTTAATCCCTTCGCCGGAATTGATGTGGGGGGGCACGAATATTCACATTTAGTTGTAGCTACTAATGGAACGGGAGGGCTTAATTATCAAGGTGAATCTGGGGCAATTAATGAATCTTTTGCTGATATTCTGGGAACCAGTATCGAGTTTTATGCAGCACCTTCACAAGCCAATTGGACAATCGGGGAAGGATTATGCAACTTTGCTCCAGGTTATTTGAGAAGTATGGCTGCTCCTAAAACAGGACCTGCAGCACTTAGCTCACAACAGCCTGATACATACAACGGAACATATTGGCAAAGTACAGCTGCCGGAGCTGCGGACAATGGAGGAGTACATACCAACAGTGGGGTAGGAAATAAATGGTTTTATCTACTTTCTGTAGGAGGAATCGGTACAAATGATAATGGAACTACATATAATGTAACCGGCCTTACCATACAAAAAGCTGAAAAAATAGCATTTAAAGCTTTGACAGGAGGATATCTTACTGCAAATGCAACATATTTAAGCTTGTATAATGCCTCAAAGCAAGCTGCTATTGCTCTTTACGGAACTGGCAGTAACGAATTACAACAGGTAGAAAATGCTTGGTGTGCAGTAGGGTTAGGTAATTGTGCAAATTTATTAGCAGTGCATGAAAGCACAAAATCTGATGCGCAGAATATCATTGTCTATCCGAATCCTGTAAAGAACAGCTCATTCACAATAGATAATAACAGTACATATACGGCAACATTTGAAATTTATGATGTTTCAGGAAAGCTGGTAAGACCGTCAGAAAAATTAAATAAAGGTGATAATAAAATTATAATCAACGGATTTCTGAAAGGAGTCTATATAATTAAAATTAATTACAATGGTACTGCTATTTCTAAAAAGATAGTGGTCGAATAA
- a CDS encoding TonB-dependent receptor plug domain-containing protein produces MKITIPTPCHENWEAMTGEEKGRFCSVCSKTVRDFTAASDEEIIDVFSNSTEEICGNFYESQLNRNLQYSYINSILGKFAVGFILTTGGLVSLQAQQNGVDTLKTKELGGIIIIPSRHHVLNRFTGTTTVVSEADLLMAQKNNSKADTSKITGLQINPMPQKDVNNRIRIGGANSSLMQDHQPLVVLNGKVVDLKKIQALDPNSIETVNTLNKASATALYGLKAQNGVIVVTTKKKWKAKK; encoded by the coding sequence ATGAAAATCACAATCCCTACACCATGTCATGAAAACTGGGAAGCAATGACTGGCGAAGAAAAAGGAAGATTTTGTTCAGTCTGCTCGAAAACAGTGCGAGATTTTACCGCTGCTTCGGATGAAGAGATTATAGATGTATTCTCTAACTCTACAGAGGAAATCTGTGGTAATTTCTATGAGTCTCAACTGAACAGAAATCTGCAATATTCCTACATCAATTCTATTTTGGGAAAGTTTGCTGTAGGATTTATTCTAACAACAGGAGGTCTGGTTTCTTTACAGGCACAACAAAATGGGGTAGATACCTTAAAGACAAAAGAATTAGGTGGGATTATAATCATTCCTAGTAGACATCATGTATTAAACAGGTTTACCGGAACCACAACCGTTGTATCGGAAGCTGATTTGCTTATGGCTCAGAAAAATAATTCTAAAGCAGATACTTCAAAAATAACAGGATTACAGATCAATCCAATGCCTCAAAAAGATGTAAACAATAGGATAAGGATTGGAGGAGCAAATTCAAGTCTGATGCAAGATCATCAACCTTTGGTTGTACTAAACGGAAAAGTAGTTGATTTAAAAAAAATACAAGCACTGGATCCTAATTCAATAGAAACTGTAAATACTTTAAATAAAGCTTCAGCGACCGCATTATATGGTTTAAAAGCTCAAAATGGTGTCATTGTAGTGACTACGAAAAAGAAATGGAAAGCTAAAAAATAA
- the tpx gene encoding thiol peroxidase, whose amino-acid sequence MYSKFVFGALLFLSSLAFAQKSKTSNTVLAGGKPVHTYAQLPPINKPAPKFTLTDVTMKDQTLDSYKGKYLILNIFPSVDTGVCSASVHHFNEDAANIPNTVVLCISKDLPFAQKRFCGAEGIKNVVMLSDFRSDFGKTYGVELTDSAMKGLLSRAVVVIDPSGKIIYEEQVADISHEPNYEAAIKAVKN is encoded by the coding sequence ATGTATTCAAAATTCGTTTTCGGAGCACTATTGTTTCTTTCATCATTGGCTTTTGCCCAAAAGTCTAAAACATCAAACACCGTTTTAGCCGGGGGAAAACCCGTTCATACATATGCCCAGTTACCGCCCATTAATAAACCGGCACCTAAATTCACCCTTACAGATGTTACGATGAAAGATCAGACGCTGGATTCCTATAAAGGAAAATACCTGATCCTGAATATTTTCCCGAGTGTAGATACGGGAGTTTGTTCTGCTTCCGTGCATCATTTCAATGAAGATGCTGCCAATATTCCGAATACGGTGGTTCTTTGCATCTCTAAGGATCTTCCATTTGCACAGAAAAGGTTTTGCGGGGCAGAAGGAATTAAAAATGTAGTCATGCTTTCCGATTTCCGTTCAGATTTTGGAAAAACATACGGTGTAGAACTTACAGATTCTGCGATGAAAGGATTGTTGAGCAGAGCGGTTGTGGTGATCGATCCTTCAGGAAAGATTATTTATGAAGAACAGGTTGCCGATATTTCTCATGAACCGAATTATGAAGCAGCTATTAAAGCAGTAAAAAATTAA
- a CDS encoding Dam family site-specific DNA-(adenine-N6)-methyltransferase translates to MKSKINVPPIKSQGIKTKLVPWIKDLVKIANQKGTWIEPFLGTGVVAFNSDYKKAILNDTNPHIINFYRGVQTKEITAPLLKNYLEIEGELLSKAENDGYEHYLKVRSRFNSGEFSPYDFIFLSRAGFNGMMRFGKKGNWNIPFCKKPNRFAQAYVTKITNQLLKVSQIIQPEPDWYFYNKQFSEIIPLATENDIIYCDPPYFGRHVDYYNGWTEKDEELLFSLLSTTKAKFILSTWHHNDWRKNEMIDKFWNKFNIITKDHFYHNGGSIENRKTVVEALVCNFDVFDIESHNHGFNQIKKDEQLEINWST, encoded by the coding sequence ATGAAGAGTAAAATAAATGTACCACCTATAAAAAGCCAAGGTATTAAAACTAAATTAGTACCTTGGATAAAGGATTTAGTTAAAATTGCTAATCAAAAGGGAACTTGGATCGAACCTTTTCTAGGAACAGGCGTTGTTGCTTTTAATTCGGATTATAAGAAAGCAATTCTTAATGATACCAATCCTCACATAATTAACTTCTATAGGGGGGTTCAAACGAAAGAGATAACAGCTCCCTTATTGAAGAATTATCTTGAAATTGAAGGAGAGTTATTAAGTAAAGCTGAGAATGATGGATATGAGCATTATTTAAAGGTTCGTTCACGTTTTAATAGTGGTGAATTTTCACCCTATGATTTTATTTTCTTATCAAGAGCAGGATTCAATGGAATGATGAGATTTGGAAAAAAAGGAAATTGGAATATACCTTTTTGTAAAAAGCCAAATAGATTTGCCCAAGCATATGTAACTAAAATTACTAATCAATTATTAAAGGTATCTCAAATTATCCAACCTGAACCAGACTGGTATTTTTATAATAAACAATTTAGCGAGATAATTCCATTAGCAACAGAAAATGATATAATATATTGTGATCCTCCTTATTTTGGAAGACATGTCGATTATTATAATGGCTGGACAGAAAAAGATGAGGAATTACTTTTCTCCTTATTATCAACTACTAAAGCAAAATTCATTCTTTCCACATGGCATCATAATGATTGGAGAAAGAATGAAATGATAGACAAATTCTGGAATAAGTTTAATATTATTACAAAAGATCATTTTTATCATAATGGAGGTAGTATTGAAAATCGTAAAACAGTTGTTGAAGCATTAGTTTGTAATTTTGATGTCTTTGATATTGAAAGTCATAATCATGGCTTCAATCAAATTAAAAAAGATGAACAGTTAGAAATAAATTGGAGTACTTAA
- a CDS encoding type II restriction endonuclease — MNKEDFIIALQNEILQYNKVIATDNGDWIVKGFIDIYKNIYTITIDTKVVSKVIEILLIPEFEKFSKKYNLDLILPPQQNFYPDLSFVCKETGNKFAVDIKSTFKDSNNKIKSMTLGAFTGYFRNRESTKNTTFPYQEYQSHLVLGVVYSQVESSSNEKEVYQLDELDSIKSVIQDFQFFVQPKYKIASASPGSGNTKNIGAVSNLEKLIKGQGIFSELGEEVYDDYWTFYLTNDMAKALEIKRPYTNLKSYLEYKSKGIDSLTKHKQEILEMNEEEIKEDLENEE, encoded by the coding sequence ATGAATAAAGAAGATTTTATAATAGCCTTACAAAACGAGATTCTACAGTATAATAAAGTAATTGCAACAGACAATGGAGATTGGATTGTTAAAGGATTTATTGATATTTATAAAAATATATATACTATCACCATCGATACAAAGGTTGTTTCGAAAGTCATCGAAATTTTATTAATTCCTGAATTTGAAAAATTCTCAAAGAAATATAATCTTGATTTAATTTTACCTCCACAACAAAATTTTTATCCCGATTTATCATTTGTATGTAAAGAAACGGGTAATAAATTCGCAGTAGATATTAAAAGTACTTTTAAGGATTCTAATAATAAAATTAAAAGCATGACTCTTGGAGCGTTTACAGGTTATTTTAGGAATCGAGAGTCAACAAAAAACACTACATTTCCTTACCAAGAATATCAAAGTCATTTAGTTTTAGGTGTTGTATATTCTCAAGTTGAATCGTCTTCTAATGAAAAAGAAGTATATCAATTAGATGAATTAGACAGCATTAAATCTGTTATTCAAGATTTTCAGTTTTTTGTTCAACCTAAGTATAAAATTGCATCTGCGAGCCCTGGTAGTGGAAATACCAAAAACATTGGAGCGGTTAGCAATTTGGAAAAATTAATTAAAGGACAAGGTATATTTTCAGAATTAGGAGAAGAAGTTTATGATGACTACTGGACTTTTTATTTAACAAATGATATGGCAAAAGCATTAGAAATTAAAAGGCCATATACGAACTTAAAGTCATATTTAGAATATAAGAGTAAAGGAATAGATAGTTTGACTAAACATAAGCAAGAAATTCTAGAAATGAACGAGGAGGAAATTAAAGAAGATTTAGAAAATGAAGAGTAA
- a CDS encoding DUF6261 family protein: MKITLARLGTKDLATLAQRVISNVQSGKYPVITNHPLTTTLEASFTEYDKVYAKQVYSGKGKDVATADQERDLAYTNLKAFLNGYRKLSSASHYEYAEDLYGIFKKFGLNVDRLSYSSQTAQMKKLIEELETAENLNKISLLSLDAAFADMKAKHETFEVIFADQAGANADLRQLTSATAIRKVLEKNLKSYFNLLTVMKDVPGWELLYSDTNELVKAAKNSELKKKDENPS, translated from the coding sequence ATGAAAATTACATTAGCAAGGCTAGGTACTAAGGACCTTGCAACCTTAGCCCAACGCGTTATTTCGAATGTTCAGTCAGGAAAATATCCTGTGATTACTAACCATCCGCTTACTACTACTTTGGAGGCTTCATTTACGGAGTATGATAAAGTGTATGCAAAACAGGTGTATAGCGGGAAAGGAAAAGATGTTGCTACGGCGGATCAGGAAAGGGATCTTGCCTATACCAATCTCAAGGCTTTCCTGAACGGGTACCGAAAGCTGTCTTCGGCTTCTCATTACGAGTATGCGGAAGACCTGTACGGAATCTTTAAGAAGTTCGGGCTGAATGTGGATCGGTTAAGCTATTCATCACAGACGGCTCAGATGAAAAAGCTGATCGAAGAACTGGAAACTGCAGAAAACCTTAATAAAATTTCCCTGCTTTCTCTGGATGCTGCTTTTGCAGACATGAAAGCGAAGCATGAAACCTTTGAAGTGATTTTTGCCGATCAGGCAGGAGCCAATGCCGACCTTCGCCAGTTGACGAGCGCGACTGCTATTCGAAAAGTACTAGAGAAAAACCTGAAATCGTATTTTAATCTGTTGACCGTCATGAAAGATGTCCCCGGATGGGAACTTCTTTACAGTGATACGAATGAGCTGGTAAAGGCTGCAAAAAATTCTGAACTGAAAAAAAAGGATGAAAATCCATCTTAA
- a CDS encoding tetratricopeptide repeat protein yields MRKSFFSLMFGVLFSIPVFGCLNGESLRLEDGSVLYEDYEGYVPYGHQFRNNEELMQTLASLEKSYRETGKIEYLSDKGLILIIQGKYKEAIDLYKKIEQLHPNRYSTASNIGTAYELTGNNSEALQWIEKAVKINPISHFGSEWIHINILKAKIKGEKYITSKFLIEQDFGNKKYPASNLEKEEIFKLRGMIYYQLNERISFVKPKDKIVAQLLFDLGNTSYLCGEKEEALETYKIAKEYGFDQPILKERMALYSPPVIDNLEIKAIREIKHQIKPTRKARLIGIFVSVFALIFSGLIVFKFRKRILLMIK; encoded by the coding sequence ATGAGAAAATCCTTTTTTAGCTTAATGTTCGGTGTTTTATTTTCAATTCCAGTTTTTGGATGCCTGAACGGCGAGAGCTTACGATTAGAAGATGGCTCTGTCCTTTACGAAGATTATGAAGGGTACGTTCCTTATGGTCATCAGTTTAGGAATAATGAAGAATTGATGCAGACTTTAGCTTCATTGGAAAAAAGTTATAGAGAAACTGGGAAAATAGAGTATTTATCAGATAAAGGACTGATCTTAATTATTCAGGGAAAATATAAGGAAGCGATTGATCTGTATAAAAAAATTGAACAGCTTCATCCCAACAGATATTCTACCGCTTCAAATATAGGAACAGCTTATGAATTAACAGGTAATAATTCTGAGGCTTTACAATGGATTGAAAAGGCGGTAAAAATTAATCCTATATCTCATTTTGGTTCGGAATGGATTCATATAAACATTTTAAAAGCTAAAATTAAAGGTGAAAAATATATCACATCGAAGTTTTTAATTGAGCAAGACTTTGGTAATAAAAAATATCCTGCATCGAATTTGGAAAAAGAAGAGATTTTTAAGCTTAGGGGGATGATTTACTATCAATTGAATGAGAGAATTTCATTTGTGAAACCCAAGGATAAAATCGTAGCACAGCTTTTATTTGATTTAGGAAATACTTCTTACTTATGCGGTGAGAAAGAAGAGGCGCTGGAAACTTATAAAATTGCGAAAGAATACGGATTTGATCAGCCTATATTAAAGGAAAGAATGGCATTGTATTCTCCGCCGGTTATTGATAATCTGGAAATAAAAGCAATCAGAGAAATAAAACACCAGATAAAACCAACAAGAAAAGCTCGTCTCATAGGAATATTTGTTTCTGTCTTTGCGCTAATTTTTTCAGGGTTAATTGTTTTTAAGTTTAGAAAGCGAATTTTATTAATGATAAAATAA